One genomic region from Evansella sp. LMS18 encodes:
- a CDS encoding DoxX family protein, with product MSNKNEMGAVILRVVLGVVFLAHGLDKIQGGVANTAAWFDSLGLPGFLAYAVVVIETAGGIALILGLATRIVAGLLAVVLAGAIITVQLSVGFLGGYAYDLALLAMAVYLFINGSKLYSADQLLFSGKKESETAVGTM from the coding sequence ATGTCTAATAAAAATGAAATGGGAGCAGTAATTTTACGAGTAGTTTTAGGTGTTGTATTTCTTGCACACGGTCTGGATAAAATCCAGGGAGGAGTAGCTAATACAGCTGCCTGGTTCGACAGCCTCGGCCTGCCGGGATTTCTCGCTTATGCCGTAGTTGTTATTGAAACTGCAGGAGGCATCGCGTTGATTCTCGGGCTTGCTACACGCATCGTTGCCGGGTTGCTGGCAGTTGTCCTTGCCGGAGCCATCATCACTGTTCAGCTGTCAGTAGGATTTTTAGGCGGTTACGCGTACGATCTGGCACTGCTTGCTATGGCTGTGTACCTGTTTATTAACGGAAGTAAGCTGTATTCTGCAGATCAGCTGCTGTTCAGCGGGAAAAAAGAAAGTGAAACTGCTGTTGGCAC
- a CDS encoding ion transporter: protein MEHNGNKRSNPLREKIRQIVEHKYFQPFIISIILLNGVIIVAESYLTGNDLLLTLDTIIVWIFVVELALKMIGLGVRGYFSEKWNIFDFLIVAASLLFYNTPLVSVLRLIRVLRLIRMIPAIPALRKIIDSLMRSVPALTGILGLSALIFSIYAIIGTTFFRDVLDYEFFGSFHTSLFTLMQVVTFESWASQVARPVIAEIPWAWVYFISFIVVAALVILNLVVAVILDYLGHDEEEKHQQQMERLFEENKELKKDMEEIKQILLEKNK, encoded by the coding sequence ATGGAACATAACGGGAATAAAAGGAGCAATCCTTTAAGGGAAAAAATCAGGCAGATTGTAGAGCATAAATACTTTCAGCCGTTTATCATCAGTATCATTCTGTTAAATGGTGTTATTATCGTGGCCGAGTCGTATTTAACAGGCAATGATCTGCTGCTGACATTAGATACAATTATCGTCTGGATCTTCGTCGTGGAACTTGCTTTGAAGATGATCGGTCTCGGGGTCAGAGGCTATTTCTCGGAAAAATGGAATATCTTTGATTTCCTCATAGTGGCTGCCAGTTTACTATTTTACAATACTCCGCTGGTAAGTGTACTCCGATTAATTAGGGTGCTGCGACTTATCCGGATGATCCCGGCAATTCCGGCACTGCGGAAAATCATAGATTCCTTAATGCGCTCGGTGCCTGCATTAACAGGTATCCTTGGGTTATCGGCACTAATATTTTCAATTTATGCGATTATCGGAACAACCTTTTTCAGGGACGTTCTCGATTATGAATTCTTCGGCAGTTTCCATACGTCGCTCTTCACATTAATGCAAGTCGTGACGTTTGAATCCTGGGCGAGCCAGGTTGCGAGGCCGGTTATTGCGGAAATTCCGTGGGCGTGGGTATATTTCATATCATTTATTGTTGTCGCCGCACTTGTTATTTTAAACCTTGTTGTAGCGGTTATTCTTGACTACCTTGGCCATGATGAGGAAGAGAAGCATCAGCAACAGATGGAACGGCTGTTTGAAGAAAACAAGGAACTTAAGAAGGACATGGAAGAGATTAAGCAAATACTTTTGGAAAAAAATAAATAG
- a CDS encoding helix-turn-helix domain-containing protein produces the protein MDIGSKIRSVRKRKKITIAQLCEGTGLSKGFISNVENNNTSPSINTLHTIADYLEVPLPYLLLEKKQQMRVVKKEERTHSSFNDLKIQHLSSKGGLRMMLAEFPPGSSMGEANAHEGVESHLVLEGRVLAKQGEDSMIIEEGDTFSWNASVPHFVKNIGEGKAVILISVYSDGELDDIYSK, from the coding sequence TTGGATATTGGTTCAAAAATCCGGTCGGTACGAAAGAGAAAGAAAATTACTATTGCTCAATTATGTGAAGGCACCGGACTTTCAAAAGGGTTTATAAGTAATGTGGAAAATAATAATACTTCCCCCTCCATCAATACTTTACATACGATTGCGGACTATCTTGAAGTCCCTCTGCCATACTTGCTTCTGGAAAAAAAGCAGCAGATGCGTGTCGTCAAAAAAGAGGAAAGAACGCATTCATCCTTTAACGACCTGAAAATACAACACCTGTCTTCAAAGGGCGGACTCAGAATGATGCTCGCTGAGTTTCCACCTGGCTCCTCCATGGGAGAAGCAAATGCCCATGAAGGTGTGGAATCCCACTTAGTCCTGGAAGGAAGAGTCCTGGCAAAACAAGGGGAAGACTCCATGATCATTGAGGAAGGAGACACATTCAGCTGGAATGCGAGCGTGCCTCACTTCGTTAAGAATATTGGTGAAGGTAAAGCAGTTATTCTTATCTCCGTCTATTCCGATGGAGAATTGGACGACATTTACTCAAAATAA
- a CDS encoding DMT family transporter, translated as MNKKAFFMALTTIIIWGATFAAIRASLQGGYEAGHLVLVRYLIASALFLLYFMLPGVKFRLPQRKDILKIIVLGWLGISVYHIGVTFGMQTVTAGTAGMLIGAAPIFTAVIALLILKERLNGAGWLGLGIGFAGIILITIGTYGGPDLAVSGGVFFVLTAVVATSLFFVFQKQLLVQYRPIELTAYFTWAGTLPFFFFAPGLTESLANASMEAHLAALFTGIFPAAIAYVTWAVALSVGNAGTVTSMMYLEPAVAILVAWLWLAELPSAVSMTGGVVALTGVIIVNVLGRRKRKLSERAA; from the coding sequence ATGAACAAGAAAGCTTTTTTCATGGCGCTCACGACAATTATTATCTGGGGTGCTACTTTTGCGGCGATTCGTGCCAGCTTACAAGGCGGTTACGAAGCAGGGCATTTAGTACTCGTCCGCTACTTGATTGCCTCTGCATTATTTTTATTATATTTTATGCTGCCTGGTGTGAAATTCAGGCTTCCTCAAAGAAAGGATATACTGAAGATTATTGTGCTGGGCTGGCTTGGGATTAGCGTCTATCATATTGGCGTGACCTTTGGAATGCAGACGGTCACAGCTGGAACTGCGGGAATGCTGATCGGTGCAGCACCAATTTTTACAGCGGTGATCGCTTTGCTCATTTTAAAAGAGCGCCTGAACGGAGCAGGCTGGCTTGGGCTCGGAATAGGGTTCGCCGGTATCATCCTCATCACCATCGGTACATATGGCGGGCCGGACCTGGCTGTGTCAGGGGGAGTCTTCTTTGTGTTAACGGCGGTTGTTGCCACATCGCTGTTCTTCGTTTTCCAGAAGCAGCTGCTGGTGCAATACAGGCCAATTGAACTAACAGCATATTTCACGTGGGCCGGAACGCTGCCATTTTTCTTTTTCGCCCCCGGATTGACGGAATCGTTGGCCAATGCCAGCATGGAAGCCCATTTGGCAGCACTGTTTACAGGTATTTTCCCGGCGGCGATCGCTTATGTAACGTGGGCAGTCGCTCTGTCTGTTGGTAATGCAGGAACGGTTACAAGCATGATGTATCTTGAGCCTGCTGTGGCGATCCTCGTTGCCTGGCTCTGGCTGGCAGAGCTGCCGTCCGCTGTATCCATGACGGGAGGAGTCGTTGCTCTTACTGGTGTAATCATCGTAAACGTTCTTGGGAGGAGAAAGCGGAAATTATCTGAAAGAGCAGCGTAA
- a CDS encoding SurA N-terminal domain-containing protein — MRKKWALSFALAATVAVSAACGNANDGNDQNNAGEDTNLNTNTQEEAPEENNDEIALEEGEQPDMPEPDLEGVPDVVAEVNGEEITREEFEATYMGQFQQMAMMAQMSGEPIDQDELKEQVAENMIGTELLIQAAESGDYEASEEEMDETLEMIAQQSGMQADEFMAALEEQGMSEEEVMEQLELQVKIDQMIANEAGDVEVTEEELEAYYEDLVAQQEAMAGDTEEEIELPEYEEIRDDLEQQLRAEKENEASQQLVERLRDEADVTVHL; from the coding sequence TTGAGAAAAAAGTGGGCATTAAGTTTTGCTCTTGCTGCAACAGTGGCTGTTTCAGCTGCATGTGGTAATGCAAACGATGGAAATGATCAGAATAACGCAGGTGAAGATACTAACCTAAATACAAATACACAGGAGGAAGCTCCTGAAGAAAATAATGATGAAATTGCTTTGGAAGAAGGGGAGCAGCCGGACATGCCTGAGCCGGATCTTGAAGGTGTCCCTGATGTAGTTGCGGAAGTTAACGGGGAAGAAATCACTCGTGAAGAATTTGAAGCTACTTATATGGGCCAGTTTCAGCAAATGGCTATGATGGCACAGATGAGCGGAGAACCTATCGACCAGGACGAGTTAAAGGAGCAGGTTGCTGAGAATATGATCGGCACGGAACTTCTGATCCAGGCAGCTGAAAGCGGAGATTATGAAGCTTCTGAGGAAGAAATGGATGAAACTCTTGAGATGATCGCTCAGCAAAGCGGAATGCAAGCTGATGAGTTTATGGCTGCCCTTGAGGAACAAGGCATGAGTGAAGAGGAAGTAATGGAACAGCTTGAACTTCAGGTGAAAATCGACCAGATGATCGCAAATGAAGCTGGTGATGTGGAAGTTACAGAGGAAGAGCTTGAAGCATATTACGAAGACCTTGTAGCCCAGCAGGAAGCGATGGCTGGTGACACGGAAGAAGAAATCGAACTTCCGGAATATGAAGAAATCAGAGATGATCTTGAGCAGCAGCTCCGTGCGGAAAAAGAAAACGAAGCCTCCCAGCAGCTTGTTGAAAGACTTCGGGATGAAGCGGATGTAACAGTACACCTATAA
- a CDS encoding ABC transporter ATP-binding protein, which yields MKTEQKNTLKPFFDLILSAGIPRLALTVGLAGSLVTTIVGLTIPLLTRELVDGFSIESLNTFLIAALGIVFILQAVTDGISTYALAYTGQKIVAGLREKMWFKLLRLPVKYYDKNRSGETVSRVVNDTGIVRDLISSHFPRFITGIITILGAVTILLIMDWRMTLLMFISVPITVAVMMPLGRKMAKISRGLQDETAKFTGSVQQTLSEIRLMKASNAEDMEEKKGSEGIEKLFSFGLKEGRIFALISPLMYLVVMVVIVAIIGYGGIRVAEGTMTTGSLVAFLLYLFQIIFPITSFAMFFTQLQKAQGATERIISIMNVEEESWEEGKDLDISGRTIHVKNVSFSYSKEEPVLRNVSFDVEPGTMVAFAGPSGGGKTTLFGLLERFYEPTSGEIAIGSAPVTDLSINSWRKQIGYVSQDSPMMAGTIRENLCYGLENQEGITDERLWEVARMAYAEQFISEFPNGLDTEVGERGVKLSGGQRQRIAIARAFLRDPKILMMDEATASLDSQSEGIVQQALTRLMEGRTTFVIAHRLSTIVNADKIVFIEKGKVTGIGSHKELVASHELYREFAEQQLT from the coding sequence ATGAAAACCGAACAAAAAAATACACTCAAACCGTTTTTTGATCTCATTCTTTCAGCCGGGATTCCACGCCTCGCCTTAACAGTCGGGCTTGCCGGAAGCCTTGTCACTACCATTGTCGGGCTGACGATCCCCCTGCTGACCAGGGAACTTGTCGATGGTTTTTCTATAGAAAGCCTGAATACCTTCCTGATTGCAGCCCTTGGGATCGTTTTCATTTTACAGGCGGTGACTGACGGAATATCCACCTACGCTCTAGCTTATACGGGCCAGAAAATTGTAGCGGGACTGCGGGAAAAAATGTGGTTCAAACTCCTCCGCCTACCGGTGAAATATTACGATAAAAACAGAAGCGGGGAAACTGTCAGCCGGGTTGTGAACGACACAGGCATTGTCCGGGATTTAATCTCGTCCCATTTCCCGCGGTTCATCACTGGAATTATCACTATCCTTGGTGCTGTCACCATCCTGCTGATTATGGACTGGAGAATGACCCTGCTCATGTTTATCTCTGTGCCGATTACCGTGGCCGTCATGATGCCTCTCGGAAGGAAGATGGCTAAAATTTCCCGGGGCCTGCAGGACGAAACAGCAAAATTCACCGGCAGCGTCCAGCAGACGCTAAGTGAAATAAGGCTCATGAAAGCTTCCAATGCCGAGGATATGGAAGAAAAGAAAGGGTCTGAAGGAATTGAAAAACTATTTTCTTTCGGATTAAAAGAAGGACGGATTTTTGCCCTCATTTCTCCGTTGATGTATCTCGTCGTCATGGTTGTCATCGTAGCCATTATCGGCTATGGCGGTATCAGGGTCGCGGAAGGAACGATGACTACTGGTTCCCTTGTTGCTTTTTTGCTGTATCTCTTTCAGATTATTTTTCCAATCACGTCTTTTGCCATGTTCTTTACCCAGCTGCAAAAAGCGCAAGGAGCTACAGAGCGGATTATCAGCATTATGAATGTGGAAGAGGAATCGTGGGAGGAAGGGAAAGACCTGGATATTAGCGGCAGGACGATCCATGTAAAAAACGTTTCTTTTTCCTACAGCAAAGAAGAGCCTGTATTAAGGAATGTGTCATTTGATGTGGAGCCAGGCACCATGGTCGCTTTTGCGGGACCGAGCGGAGGCGGAAAAACAACGTTGTTTGGATTACTCGAGCGGTTTTATGAACCAACTTCAGGAGAAATTGCTATTGGTTCTGCTCCAGTCACGGATCTGTCAATAAACAGCTGGCGGAAGCAGATCGGCTATGTCTCCCAGGACAGCCCAATGATGGCAGGGACCATCCGGGAAAACCTCTGTTACGGGCTGGAGAACCAGGAGGGTATAACGGATGAACGCCTTTGGGAAGTAGCGAGGATGGCTTATGCGGAGCAGTTTATTAGCGAGTTTCCGAATGGACTGGACACAGAGGTTGGCGAACGGGGCGTCAAGCTTTCCGGGGGTCAGCGCCAGCGAATCGCCATTGCGCGGGCGTTTCTCAGAGACCCGAAAATCCTCATGATGGATGAAGCGACCGCCAGCCTGGACAGCCAGTCGGAAGGGATTGTCCAGCAGGCATTAACACGCCTCATGGAGGGGCGTACAACTTTTGTAATCGCTCACCGTCTATCCACAATTGTAAATGCGGACAAAATTGTGTTTATCGAAAAAGGGAAAGTTACCGGAATCGGTTCCCATAAAGAGCTCGTTGCCTCTCATGAACTCTACCGGGAATTTGCGGAACAGCAGTTAACTTAG
- a CDS encoding helix-turn-helix domain-containing protein: MSYSNICPRFEKAVSILSQRWTALVVYQLLSGPQRFSTIQASVGLSGKVLSERLKALEQEGIVKRHVIPETPVVIEYSLTEKGQSLNPVLKEIETWSQDWIEREDTEG, translated from the coding sequence ATGAGTTATTCTAATATTTGTCCCAGATTCGAAAAAGCAGTCTCTATTTTAAGCCAGCGCTGGACAGCGTTAGTGGTTTATCAGTTATTATCCGGACCGCAACGGTTCAGTACAATACAGGCATCGGTGGGTCTAAGTGGAAAAGTGCTGTCCGAGCGATTAAAGGCTCTTGAACAGGAAGGTATCGTAAAGCGGCATGTCATCCCGGAAACCCCCGTGGTAATCGAATACTCACTTACAGAAAAAGGCCAGTCCTTAAATCCTGTATTAAAAGAAATAGAAACCTGGTCTCAGGACTGGATTGAACGAGAGGATACAGAAGGTTAA
- a CDS encoding NADPH-dependent FMN reductase — MGILNSLFAKQPKEEETMGNEKLTIGIILGSTRQGRVSPQVGEWVKEIADKRGDANYEIVDIADYELPFLGEADAPGIAKWNEKLASLDGFVFIVQEYNHSITGALKNALDLAREAWNNKAAGIVSYGSTGGARAAEHLRGIMGELMIADVRTHPTLSLFTDFENGTDFKPQELHLDNVNLMLDQVNAWSGALKTVR; from the coding sequence ATGGGTATTTTGAACAGCTTATTCGCAAAACAACCAAAGGAGGAAGAAACAATGGGAAATGAAAAGTTAACTATCGGAATTATTTTAGGAAGTACTCGCCAGGGGAGAGTGAGCCCGCAGGTGGGAGAATGGGTAAAAGAGATTGCAGATAAACGAGGGGACGCAAATTACGAGATTGTTGATATTGCAGATTATGAACTGCCATTTCTTGGTGAGGCAGATGCGCCTGGGATCGCTAAGTGGAATGAAAAGCTTGCAAGCTTAGACGGCTTTGTCTTTATCGTTCAGGAGTACAATCACAGCATTACTGGTGCACTGAAAAATGCGCTGGACTTAGCAAGGGAAGCATGGAATAACAAAGCGGCTGGAATTGTCAGCTACGGTTCTACTGGAGGCGCACGTGCTGCAGAACATCTCCGTGGAATTATGGGAGAATTAATGATTGCAGATGTAAGAACTCACCCAACATTATCCTTATTTACCGACTTTGAAAACGGAACTGATTTTAAACCGCAGGAGCTGCATCTTGATAATGTGAACCTAATGCTTGATCAGGTGAATGCATGGAGCGGCGCGCTGAAAACAGTTCGATAA
- a CDS encoding MEDS domain-containing protein, producing the protein MPGVEWKKDFPVTEGHILYTFNSDDIYLENAVNYIISGIREGEHVLVVESSRNIPKLREKLMSQLNEKEQKKIHYTNNFTFYMLNRSFQAETVLHYFSKVVTELSRKAEKLRIWAHVEWGDKSSFIEEIAKYERGSDKVIQEEELLCVCAYREKNVCPELKKILLQHHSIELRDNKLYISRFYPHSHGILSALNNIIKK; encoded by the coding sequence ATGCCTGGAGTAGAATGGAAGAAGGATTTCCCTGTAACCGAAGGGCACATATTATACACTTTTAATAGTGACGATATATATCTGGAGAACGCTGTAAATTACATAATTTCCGGCATTAGAGAAGGAGAACATGTTCTTGTCGTCGAAAGCTCACGGAACATACCGAAGCTGCGTGAAAAACTAATGAGCCAGTTAAATGAGAAAGAACAGAAAAAAATACATTACACAAATAATTTCACGTTTTATATGCTGAACAGGAGCTTTCAGGCGGAAACAGTACTTCATTATTTTTCAAAAGTAGTTACTGAGTTATCACGGAAAGCAGAAAAGCTCCGCATCTGGGCTCATGTAGAGTGGGGCGACAAATCTTCATTCATCGAAGAAATCGCTAAATACGAGAGGGGCTCCGATAAAGTAATCCAGGAAGAGGAGTTACTTTGTGTCTGTGCATACAGAGAGAAGAATGTCTGTCCTGAACTGAAAAAAATACTCCTTCAGCACCATTCCATAGAATTGAGAGATAACAAGCTCTATATTTCCAGATTTTATCCCCATAGTCATGGTATATTATCTGCTTTAAATAACATCATTAAAAAATAA
- a CDS encoding GTP cyclohydrolase II, whose translation MNKNIQKILRDKIEVIQQEGSHDIALAGPVQLPVRLGEQEVTFQWYTWLSLKDLPSDKEELLKALPEADLAFSQQSSVLVYGDFSSADDAMIRFHSICHTGDIFGSMRCDCGYQLRQSMNMIVENGSGALFYLADHEGRGIGLFTKSLAYILQEEGLDTVEANEELGFEDDQRSYNEAIRILQAFRKKPVSLITNNPKKVNSLSEAGMSVHRSVPLWGDVSEHNRKYLQTKVEKSGHMQGTEPQPALQR comes from the coding sequence ATGAATAAGAATATACAAAAAATCTTAAGGGATAAGATTGAGGTTATCCAGCAGGAGGGCAGCCACGACATCGCACTCGCAGGGCCTGTGCAGCTTCCTGTAAGGCTGGGTGAACAGGAGGTCACATTCCAATGGTACACGTGGCTTTCATTAAAGGACTTGCCTTCAGATAAAGAAGAATTGCTGAAAGCATTGCCAGAGGCAGATCTTGCTTTTTCCCAGCAGTCTTCCGTTTTGGTTTACGGGGATTTCTCCAGCGCGGACGATGCAATGATCAGATTTCACAGCATCTGCCATACTGGCGATATATTCGGGAGTATGCGCTGTGACTGTGGCTACCAGCTGCGCCAGTCGATGAATATGATTGTGGAAAATGGAAGTGGTGCTCTGTTCTATCTTGCTGACCATGAAGGCCGGGGAATTGGATTATTCACCAAATCCCTTGCATATATCCTGCAGGAGGAAGGCCTTGATACAGTGGAGGCAAATGAAGAGCTTGGGTTTGAAGATGACCAGCGCTCCTACAATGAGGCGATCCGCATCCTTCAGGCATTCAGGAAAAAGCCAGTAAGCCTCATTACTAACAACCCTAAAAAAGTCAATTCACTAAGTGAAGCAGGTATGAGCGTGCACCGGTCTGTCCCGCTTTGGGGAGACGTCTCTGAACACAACAGAAAATATTTGCAGACTAAAGTGGAAAAGTCAGGACATATGCAGGGGACTGAGCCCCAGCCTGCCTTACAAAGATAA
- a CDS encoding GNAT family N-acetyltransferase: protein MVIREIDPSDAEGFLRLTKQVEDTSEFMKWEPGERKTEPEQQRKMIENMRKSGNSVILAAENDSELVGFLIAIGGSASRKRHSVYIVTGMLAKYRGKGTGTKLFEALDKWAAEHQIHRLELTVATPNEAGVTLYKKMGFEVEGIKKHSLFINGKYVDEYYMAKVI from the coding sequence GTGGTTATCAGAGAAATTGATCCTTCAGACGCGGAAGGCTTCCTCCGTTTAACGAAACAAGTAGAGGACACCTCGGAATTTATGAAATGGGAGCCAGGAGAGAGAAAAACGGAACCAGAGCAGCAGCGGAAAATGATAGAAAACATGCGGAAGAGTGGAAACTCTGTCATACTTGCAGCGGAGAATGATAGTGAGTTAGTTGGTTTCTTAATTGCCATTGGCGGCAGTGCGTCGAGAAAGAGGCATTCTGTCTACATTGTTACAGGTATGTTAGCGAAGTACAGAGGAAAAGGGACAGGGACAAAGTTATTTGAAGCGCTGGATAAATGGGCTGCTGAACACCAAATTCATCGACTCGAGTTAACGGTGGCAACACCGAATGAAGCTGGTGTAACCCTGTATAAAAAAATGGGTTTTGAAGTCGAAGGCATAAAAAAGCATTCTCTGTTCATTAATGGGAAATATGTGGATGAGTACTATATGGCAAAAGTAATATGA